One genomic segment of Dysosmobacter sp. Marseille-Q4140 includes these proteins:
- a CDS encoding SH3 domain-containing protein, with protein sequence MAMIRCPICGEKFSDTYRSCPFCEEEEALRQGEQIRRGVSQGGKRVAGRRQPSLLSPMLILVILILAALLVYLLYGDKLAQTLFGESAGQQVEETIQPDGQEDGDITMPEDGETDDTQTPPEGTESEDTTTEPVDPATLPETLTMAYLGSPRKEFTMSVGDDPIPLTASGGTGTYTWSSSDDGIASVDESGKVTAISAGQATLTVTDGSGKGTCTVIVKAGSGTSAGSSSTSTGSGTLKAGNAVVINGGNGVRVRSGPSTNDEILATIPNGGSVKIVESAGDGWYKITFVAAGGVTTTGYMKGEFLANQ encoded by the coding sequence ATGGCCATGATTCGCTGCCCCATCTGTGGGGAGAAATTTTCTGATACATACCGCAGCTGCCCCTTCTGCGAAGAGGAGGAGGCGCTGCGTCAGGGAGAGCAGATCCGCCGGGGCGTCAGTCAGGGAGGTAAGCGGGTGGCCGGCCGCCGGCAGCCCAGCCTGCTGAGCCCCATGCTGATCCTGGTGATCCTGATTTTGGCCGCGCTGCTGGTGTATCTGCTCTACGGTGACAAGCTGGCCCAGACCCTTTTCGGAGAGAGCGCCGGCCAGCAGGTGGAGGAGACCATCCAGCCCGACGGCCAGGAGGACGGGGACATCACCATGCCGGAGGACGGTGAGACGGATGACACCCAGACCCCGCCCGAGGGCACAGAGAGTGAGGATACCACCACAGAGCCCGTGGATCCTGCTACCCTGCCGGAGACCCTGACCATGGCGTATCTGGGCAGCCCCCGGAAGGAGTTCACCATGTCCGTGGGCGATGATCCCATCCCGCTGACTGCCTCCGGCGGTACCGGCACCTATACCTGGAGCAGCAGCGACGACGGCATCGCCTCCGTGGATGAAAGCGGAAAGGTCACCGCCATCTCCGCCGGTCAGGCCACCCTGACCGTGACCGACGGCAGCGGAAAGGGCACCTGCACGGTGATCGTCAAGGCCGGCAGCGGCACCAGCGCCGGCAGCTCCTCCACCAGCACCGGCAGCGGCACCCTGAAGGCCGGCAATGCCGTGGTCATCAACGGCGGCAACGGCGTCCGGGTCCGCTCCGGTCCCAGCACCAACGACGAGATCCTGGCCACCATTCCCAACGGCGGCTCTGTCAAGATCGTGGAGAGCGCCGGAGACGGCTGGTACAAGATCACATTTGTTGCTGCCGGAGGCGTCACCACCACCGGCTACATGAAGGGCGAATTCCTGGCCAATCAGTGA
- the udk gene encoding uridine kinase, producing the protein MGTILIGIAGGTGSGKTTLTRHLKRHFGDDVTVIGHDSYYKRQEGKTYEERARQNYDHPSAFDTDLLIEHLRELKAGRSVHCPVYSYADHNRTDETVEVFPTKVIIVEGILIFQNPTLRDMFDIKIFVETDADERILRRCLRDVEERGRTLQSVVTQYLTTVKPMHEQFVEPSRKYADIVVLEGGHNLVALDMIMQRIQHHIDSE; encoded by the coding sequence ATGGGCACAATCCTGATCGGCATTGCAGGCGGCACCGGCTCCGGCAAGACCACGCTGACCCGCCATTTGAAAAGGCACTTCGGGGACGACGTCACCGTCATCGGCCACGACAGCTATTACAAGCGTCAGGAGGGCAAGACCTACGAGGAGCGGGCCCGTCAAAACTACGACCACCCCAGCGCCTTTGACACGGACCTGCTGATCGAGCATCTGCGGGAGCTGAAAGCGGGCCGTTCCGTCCACTGCCCGGTGTACTCTTACGCCGACCACAACCGTACCGACGAGACCGTGGAGGTATTCCCCACCAAGGTCATCATCGTGGAGGGCATCCTGATCTTTCAGAACCCCACTCTGCGGGATATGTTTGATATCAAGATCTTTGTGGAGACCGACGCCGACGAGCGCATCCTCCGCCGCTGCCTCCGGGACGTGGAGGAGCGGGGCCGGACGCTGCAGTCGGTGGTGACCCAGTATCTCACCACGGTGAAGCCCATGCACGAGCAGTTCGTGGAGCCCTCCCGGAAGTACGCGGACATCGTGGTGCTGGAGGGCGGCCACAATCTGGTGGCTCTGGACATGATCATGCAGCGGATCCAGCACCACATCGACAGCGAATAA
- a CDS encoding chromate transporter yields the protein MNIYLRLYYEFFKTGLFAIGGGMATLPFLHDIGETTGWYTQAQLMNMLAVSESTPGPIGINMATYVGYTVGGIPGALIATIGEVTPSIIVILIVAMMLKRFRDSKYVNDAFYGLRPASTGLIGAACVSVILEVLTGIEVVTPEAGILNGFALPGGWESLVSWRGLALAAVLLVLTNGVRKVKDWHPIVFIGISAVVGVAFGFAGV from the coding sequence ATGAACATCTATCTGCGGCTGTATTACGAATTTTTCAAGACGGGCCTGTTCGCCATCGGCGGCGGCATGGCCACGCTGCCCTTCCTCCATGACATCGGGGAGACCACCGGCTGGTACACCCAGGCCCAGCTGATGAACATGCTGGCGGTGTCGGAGTCCACGCCGGGTCCCATCGGCATCAATATGGCAACTTACGTAGGCTACACTGTGGGCGGCATCCCCGGCGCCCTGATCGCCACCATCGGCGAGGTGACACCCTCCATCATCGTCATTTTGATCGTAGCCATGATGCTCAAGAGGTTCCGGGACAGCAAGTATGTCAATGACGCCTTCTACGGCCTGCGCCCGGCCTCCACGGGCCTGATCGGCGCGGCCTGCGTGTCGGTGATCTTGGAGGTGCTGACGGGCATCGAGGTGGTGACGCCGGAGGCCGGGATCCTCAACGGCTTCGCCCTGCCGGGAGGCTGGGAGAGCCTGGTGAGCTGGCGGGGCCTGGCCCTGGCGGCGGTGCTGCTGGTGCTGACCAACGGGGTAAGAAAGGTGAAGGACTGGCACCCCATCGTGTTCATCGGCATTTCTGCCGTGGTGGGTGTGGCCTTCGGCTTCGCCGGAGTATAA
- a CDS encoding chromate transporter: MKELWELFWTFAKMGVMTFGGGMAMLPILQREVVEHKHWATEEELTDYFAIGQCTPGIIAVNTATFIGQKFAGNLGGIVATLGVVFPSLVIITILAAFINNFAHIAWVQNAFAGIQVCVCVLIFNAVRKLLKKSVVDRRTAVIFLLVLAGSVFLHVSPVWFVLLAALSGIVMKNLEARRA; encoded by the coding sequence GTGAAAGAGCTTTGGGAGCTGTTCTGGACCTTCGCGAAAATGGGGGTCATGACCTTCGGCGGCGGCATGGCCATGCTGCCGATCCTGCAGCGGGAGGTGGTGGAGCACAAGCACTGGGCCACGGAGGAGGAGCTGACGGACTACTTCGCCATCGGCCAGTGCACGCCGGGCATCATCGCTGTCAACACTGCCACCTTCATCGGCCAGAAATTTGCCGGGAACCTGGGCGGCATTGTGGCGACCCTGGGCGTGGTGTTCCCGTCCCTGGTGATCATCACCATTCTGGCGGCCTTCATCAATAACTTCGCCCATATCGCCTGGGTCCAGAACGCGTTCGCGGGTATCCAGGTGTGCGTGTGCGTGCTGATCTTCAACGCGGTGCGGAAGCTCCTGAAAAAGTCCGTGGTGGATCGGCGGACCGCCGTGATCTTCCTGCTGGTGCTGGCGGGCAGCGTGTTTTTGCATGTGTCCCCGGTGTGGTTTGTGCTGCTGGCGGCGCTGTCCGGCATCGTGATGAAGAATCTGGAGGCGAGACGGGCATGA
- a CDS encoding biotin--[acetyl-CoA-carboxylase] ligase: MSRETVLALLRRQEGDFVSGEEISRQLGLSRAAVWKAVDALRRDGYTVEARTGLGYRLAAAPDALTEPEIRRFLPPTEVVGRKLVCLSQVDSTNTRARELALAGEPEGLVVVADCQTAGRGRMGRSFQSPQGKGIYLTALLRPQLPPERLMIVTALAGVAVCGAVEAVCGLSPGLKWPNDPVLNGKKLCGILTELALEAETGSLQYLVVGIGVNVLQTAEDFSPEVAAIATSVAAELGRPVSRPALAAALVARLDRLRSALVSGDTEAYLAEYRRRCVNLGKRVRLLTSDGEESGEALDVDRDFGLVVRKDDGTVTTVRSGEVSVRGLYGYTE; this comes from the coding sequence ATGAGCAGAGAGACCGTGCTGGCGCTGCTGCGCCGGCAGGAGGGGGACTTCGTCTCCGGAGAGGAGATCAGCCGCCAGCTGGGCCTGAGCCGGGCGGCGGTGTGGAAGGCCGTGGACGCCCTGCGGCGGGACGGATACACCGTGGAGGCCCGGACAGGCCTGGGCTACCGCTTGGCTGCCGCGCCGGATGCCCTGACGGAGCCGGAGATCCGCCGCTTTCTGCCGCCCACGGAGGTGGTGGGCCGGAAGCTGGTGTGCCTTTCCCAGGTGGACTCCACCAACACCCGGGCCAGGGAATTGGCCTTGGCCGGGGAGCCGGAGGGGCTGGTGGTGGTGGCCGACTGCCAGACTGCCGGCCGGGGCCGCATGGGCCGGTCCTTTCAGTCCCCCCAGGGCAAGGGCATCTATCTCACCGCCCTGCTGCGGCCCCAGCTGCCGCCGGAGAGGCTGATGATCGTGACGGCGCTGGCCGGTGTGGCGGTGTGCGGCGCCGTGGAGGCGGTGTGCGGCCTGTCCCCGGGGCTGAAATGGCCCAACGACCCGGTGCTGAACGGAAAAAAGCTCTGCGGCATTCTGACGGAGCTGGCTCTGGAGGCGGAGACCGGGAGCCTCCAGTACCTGGTGGTGGGAATCGGCGTCAACGTGCTCCAGACGGCGGAGGATTTCTCCCCGGAGGTGGCGGCCATCGCCACGTCGGTGGCGGCGGAGCTGGGCAGACCGGTGTCCCGGCCTGCCCTGGCGGCGGCGCTGGTCGCCCGGCTGGACCGGCTGCGCAGCGCCCTGGTCTCCGGGGATACGGAGGCGTATCTTGCGGAGTACCGCCGCCGCTGCGTGAACCTGGGAAAGCGGGTGCGGCTGCTGACCTCCGATGGGGAGGAGAGCGGCGAGGCCCTGGATGTGGACCGGGATTTCGGCCTGGTGGTCCGGAAGGACGACGGTACTGTGACCACCGTCCGCTCCGGAGAGGTCTCCGTCCGGGGGCTGTATGGATATACGGAATAA